The following proteins come from a genomic window of Lachnoclostridium phytofermentans ISDg:
- a CDS encoding carbohydrate ABC transporter permease — MQKKNKGLKIFLTIFILSIGLIANFPFIFMISSSFKVSGEVMKFPWKLISENPTLMNFKALFTNGIYNFQKWYLNTIVMTGLTILIKIFFVSFTAYGFAKIKFKGKDFIFLILLSAMMIPSDIMIIPRYMIFKNLHILDSMWALILPSCVDVYFVFLLRQSFISIPDSISEAAKIDGCDHFRIYWRIIFPLAKPAIATMALFSFTWSWNDYMGPYLYISTMDKQMLSVGVKLFSSGMIQDYGTQMAAATVVLLPILIAFLFCQKFFIEGVASSAVKG; from the coding sequence ATGCAGAAAAAAAATAAAGGTTTAAAAATATTTCTAACGATATTCATACTGAGTATTGGATTAATAGCCAACTTTCCATTTATATTCATGATTTCTTCTTCTTTTAAAGTAAGCGGAGAAGTTATGAAATTCCCTTGGAAATTGATTTCAGAAAATCCGACACTCATGAACTTTAAAGCATTATTTACAAATGGTATCTACAACTTCCAGAAATGGTATTTAAATACCATTGTTATGACTGGTCTTACAATCTTAATTAAAATTTTCTTTGTAAGCTTTACTGCATATGGCTTTGCTAAGATTAAATTTAAGGGAAAGGATTTTATATTCCTTATCTTATTGTCAGCTATGATGATACCAAGCGATATTATGATTATACCAAGATACATGATATTTAAGAATTTGCACATTCTTGACTCTATGTGGGCATTAATTTTGCCAAGTTGTGTGGATGTTTATTTTGTGTTTTTACTACGTCAGTCATTTATTTCAATCCCGGATTCCATAAGTGAAGCGGCGAAAATTGACGGTTGTGACCACTTCCGTATTTATTGGAGAATTATTTTCCCACTGGCAAAACCGGCAATTGCAACTATGGCGCTGTTTTCTTTCACATGGTCTTGGAATGATTACATGGGTCCATATCTGTATATTTCTACTATGGATAAGCAGATGTTATCAGTTGGAGTTAAATTATTCTCCTCTGGTATGATTCAGGATTATGGTACTCAGATGGCTGCTGCAACAGTGGTACTTTTACCAATTCTAATTGCATTCCTTTTCTGCCAGAAGTTCTTCATCGAAGGTGTCGCTTCTTCTGCAGTAAAAGGGTGA
- a CDS encoding alpha-L-fucosidase, translating to MKQLDERLIKIVPSARQIMMQKTEFYAFFHFTVNTFTGEEWGHGTESPEIFNPTRMDADQWVEAIKAAGMKGAILTCKHHDGFCLWPSKYTKHSVKYSPYQNGKGDIVKEVAEACKKAGLKFGIYLSPWDRNQETYGQGKAYDDYFVAQLTELLTGYGDIFSVWFDGACGEGPNGKKQVYDWLRYYDKIRKYMPDACIAVSGPDVRWCGNEAGDTRDSEWSVVPADLSVAERVAALSQHEDDPSFRQRVISSMEQDLGSRERLAKEQDLIWYPAEVDVSIRPGWFYHPEEDGKVRSLDNLLDIYEKSVGGNTTLLLNIPPMPNGLINETDVKRLRELGEEIQKRYGKNLTDGALIQVKEENDWKAVDSVQKDDYETYYQGIGTQAEFKISFHNPQKISSVILKENILKSQRIEAFEILSMINGNLVNIYVGTTVGYKKIARFPQIESDILIIRILDSRMEPTFSFIGIYE from the coding sequence ATGAAACAATTAGATGAAAGACTTATAAAAATTGTTCCGTCTGCTAGGCAGATTATGATGCAAAAAACAGAATTCTATGCATTCTTTCATTTTACTGTAAATACCTTTACCGGAGAAGAATGGGGACACGGAACAGAGTCACCGGAAATTTTCAATCCCACTAGGATGGATGCAGACCAATGGGTTGAAGCAATAAAAGCTGCTGGAATGAAAGGAGCAATCCTTACTTGTAAGCACCATGACGGATTTTGCCTATGGCCTAGTAAATATACGAAGCATTCTGTGAAATACAGTCCTTATCAGAATGGAAAAGGCGATATTGTAAAAGAAGTAGCAGAAGCTTGTAAGAAAGCCGGCTTGAAATTCGGTATTTATCTTTCTCCATGGGATCGTAATCAGGAAACTTATGGACAAGGGAAAGCATATGATGATTATTTTGTAGCACAGCTTACGGAACTACTTACCGGATATGGAGATATTTTTAGTGTATGGTTTGATGGTGCCTGCGGAGAAGGCCCTAATGGTAAAAAACAGGTTTATGATTGGCTGCGTTATTATGATAAGATAAGAAAATATATGCCTGATGCTTGTATTGCCGTAAGCGGTCCTGATGTTCGTTGGTGTGGCAATGAGGCAGGCGATACCCGTGATAGTGAATGGAGCGTTGTACCTGCAGACTTATCGGTAGCAGAGCGAGTGGCTGCTTTAAGCCAGCATGAGGATGATCCGTCTTTTAGGCAGAGGGTAATAAGCAGTATGGAGCAGGACTTAGGAAGCAGAGAACGCTTAGCTAAGGAACAGGACTTAATCTGGTATCCAGCAGAAGTGGATGTATCGATAAGACCAGGCTGGTTTTATCATCCTGAAGAGGATGGTAAAGTTCGTTCTCTTGATAATCTACTTGATATCTACGAAAAGTCTGTAGGGGGTAATACAACACTTCTTTTAAATATTCCTCCTATGCCAAATGGACTAATCAACGAGACTGACGTTAAAAGGCTACGGGAGCTTGGTGAGGAAATACAAAAAAGATATGGTAAGAACCTGACAGATGGAGCTTTAATTCAGGTAAAAGAAGAAAATGATTGGAAAGCAGTAGATAGTGTACAAAAGGATGACTATGAGACCTACTATCAAGGAATTGGTACACAGGCTGAGTTTAAGATTTCTTTTCATAATCCACAAAAGATTTCATCAGTTATTTTAAAAGAAAACATATTAAAGAGTCAGAGAATCGAAGCTTTTGAGATTTTATCTATGATAAATGGAAATCTTGTAAATATCTATGTGGGAACTACGGTTGGTTATAAGAAAATTGCACGTTTTCCGCAGATAGAATCGGATATACTTATTATACGAATTTTAGATTCTAGGATGGAGCCTACTTTTTCGTTCATTGGTATATATGAATAA
- a CDS encoding glycoside hydrolase family 88 protein produces MQTMETLKNYEVITIEEAREALNHVIAQVKNNIPEFYDSFPAANSVNQIYPATKNDDWTNGFWTGQLWLAYEETKEGTFKEAALHQVPSFKERLVKRIVVDHHDMGFLYTPSCVAAYKLTGDSLAKETAVMAADNLMGRFQVNGEFFQAWGQLGDPKEYRLIIDCLLNMPLLFWASEETRNPKYRETALRHIRTSMNYVVREDSSTYHTYYFDPETGAPVRGVTAQGYRDGSIWARGQAWGIYGSAIAYKYCPDPIYIESFRKITACFLEHLPEDLVPYWDFDFTDGSTEPRDSSSAAIAACGMLEMAKYLEPEEAKTYIQLAKRLLKALTKHCLYRSSEDTNGILLHSTYAKSSPYNTVKDSGVDEFTLWGDYFYMEALVRLTTQWEVYW; encoded by the coding sequence ATGCAGACAATGGAAACACTTAAGAACTATGAGGTAATCACGATAGAGGAAGCACGTGAAGCACTAAACCATGTGATTGCTCAGGTTAAAAATAATATTCCGGAATTTTATGATAGTTTTCCGGCAGCAAATAGCGTCAATCAGATTTATCCTGCTACGAAAAACGATGACTGGACCAATGGATTTTGGACTGGACAGTTGTGGTTGGCATATGAAGAGACAAAGGAGGGGACTTTTAAAGAAGCTGCCCTTCATCAAGTGCCAAGCTTTAAAGAACGTCTGGTAAAGAGAATTGTTGTAGATCATCATGATATGGGATTTTTGTATACCCCGTCCTGTGTTGCGGCTTATAAACTAACAGGTGATTCGCTAGCTAAAGAGACTGCTGTGATGGCAGCAGATAATCTGATGGGACGTTTTCAGGTGAATGGAGAATTCTTTCAGGCTTGGGGGCAATTAGGTGATCCTAAAGAATATAGGTTAATTATTGATTGCCTTTTAAATATGCCTTTGTTATTCTGGGCATCAGAGGAAACAAGGAATCCAAAATACCGCGAAACAGCACTTCGCCATATTCGGACAAGCATGAACTATGTAGTTCGTGAAGATTCCTCTACCTACCATACCTATTATTTTGACCCAGAAACAGGGGCTCCGGTACGTGGAGTAACTGCACAGGGATATCGAGATGGTTCCATATGGGCAAGAGGCCAGGCATGGGGAATCTATGGTTCAGCAATCGCTTATAAATATTGTCCGGATCCAATTTATATTGAAAGTTTTAGAAAGATTACAGCATGTTTTCTAGAACATTTACCAGAAGATCTGGTACCTTATTGGGATTTTGACTTTACTGATGGTAGTACGGAGCCAAGAGATTCTTCCTCTGCGGCCATAGCAGCATGTGGAATGCTTGAAATGGCAAAGTATCTAGAACCAGAGGAAGCAAAGACTTATATTCAACTAGCGAAACGTTTATTAAAGGCGCTGACAAAGCACTGCTTATATCGTTCTAGTGAAGATACCAACGGAATATTACTTCATTCCACCTATGCAAAAAGTTCTCCTTATAACACAGTAAAGGATAGTGGTGTTGATGAATTTACATTGTGGGGAGATTACTTTTATATGGAAGCACTTGTGAGGCTTACAACACAGTGGGAAGTTTATTGGTAG
- a CDS encoding PHP domain-containing protein — translation MKERIYLLPKEGNFYKANLHCHTTISDGKLTPEQVKEEYQKNGYQIVAYTDHKKYCPHPELNSKDFLALAGLETDINEIRPGKERIRTRMFHINFYDTNPDEMPEEKARYCAADYWNYDLSYVNSYIKKMKKLGFLASYNHPYWSMQNYDEYTQLEGLFAMEIYNHGCELDGLYGYNPQAYDEMLRSGKKIFCLASDDNHNEYPFGHPLCDSFGGFTMIKAKELTYPAVMKALEKGDFYSSMGPIINSLYIEGNELVVETSPVQKIYVKMEGKNCYMKVAPPGERIKEARFTLTGREGFIRVACRTEKGNFANSNAYFLEDIPIDFTTE, via the coding sequence ATGAAGGAACGAATTTATTTACTTCCTAAAGAGGGGAATTTTTATAAAGCAAATTTACACTGCCATACAACGATTTCAGACGGAAAGCTGACACCGGAGCAGGTAAAGGAAGAATATCAAAAGAATGGATACCAGATTGTGGCCTATACGGATCACAAGAAATATTGTCCTCATCCTGAATTAAATTCAAAAGATTTTCTGGCACTGGCAGGATTAGAAACAGATATTAATGAAATACGTCCGGGCAAGGAAAGAATTAGAACTAGAATGTTTCATATTAATTTCTACGATACCAATCCTGATGAGATGCCGGAGGAGAAAGCAAGATATTGCGCGGCAGATTATTGGAATTATGATCTCTCCTATGTGAATTCATATATAAAGAAGATGAAGAAACTTGGATTCTTAGCAAGTTATAATCATCCTTATTGGTCTATGCAAAATTATGATGAATATACTCAGCTTGAAGGACTTTTTGCTATGGAGATCTATAATCATGGCTGTGAACTTGATGGGTTGTATGGTTATAATCCACAGGCCTACGATGAGATGTTAAGAAGTGGGAAGAAAATCTTTTGTCTAGCGTCCGATGACAATCATAATGAGTATCCCTTTGGGCATCCATTGTGCGATTCCTTTGGAGGATTTACCATGATAAAAGCAAAGGAACTTACTTATCCAGCAGTAATGAAAGCACTGGAAAAAGGAGATTTCTACAGCTCCATGGGTCCTATTATAAATTCATTGTATATAGAAGGCAATGAATTGGTAGTAGAGACAAGTCCGGTTCAGAAGATTTATGTAAAGATGGAGGGAAAGAACTGTTATATGAAGGTAGCTCCTCCGGGTGAAAGAATAAAAGAGGCAAGATTTACCCTTACCGGAAGAGAAGGCTTTATACGTGTAGCTTGCCGCACTGAAAAAGGAAATTTTGCTAATTCTAATGCATACTTCTTAGAAGATATTCCGATTGATTTTACAACAGAGTAG
- the gnpA gene encoding 1,3-beta-galactosyl-N-acetylhexosamine phosphorylase: MSEKLTGRVTVPTDVDMIQETKEIAERWGADALRDCDGTDMPDELKKMPAKIYSTYYTTRKDNAWANANPDEVQQVYLMTEFYTAMSQGELRIPLMKHLYKDQLKPNTIHDIKRWWEVVDRTTGEPLVLDAWEYDENNQEVIILNPDHFHDYTVSFLAFIIWDPVHMYNFITNDWQDVEHQITYDVRQPKTQKYVIEKLKRWMKENPDSDVVRFTTFFHQFTLVFNEFAKEKFVDWFGYSASVSPYILEQFEKEVGYKFRPEYIIDQGYHNNTNRVPSKEFRDFQEFQQREVAKLMKVLVDICHDNDKEAMMFLGDHWIGTEPFGEYFKHVGLDAVVGSVGNGTTLRLISDIPGVKYTEGRFLPYFFPDVFHEGGDPIKEAKVNWVTARRAILRKPVDRIGYGGYLKLALDFPEFIQYIEEVCDEFRLLYDNMGGQSPYSHFKVGVLNSWGKIRSWGTHMVAHAIDYKQTYSYAGVLEALSGMPFDVEFISFEDVIKNPVILNECGVVINVGDAYTGPSGGAYWTNEKVSSAVKAFVAQGGGFIGVGEPSACEHQGRYFTLANVLGVNKEIGFSMSTDKYNWDEHSHFITEDSNESINFGEGMKNIYALDGAQILRKDGQDVQMAVNQFGDGRSVYISGIPYSFENSRMLYRAIFWAAGMEQEMKKWYSSNYNVEVNYYPATKKYCIVNNTYEPQETMIYDGLGREYSMKLKANDILWFTFLED, from the coding sequence ATGAGTGAAAAATTAACAGGAAGAGTTACCGTTCCTACCGATGTGGATATGATACAGGAGACGAAAGAAATCGCCGAAAGATGGGGAGCAGACGCTCTACGCGATTGCGATGGAACGGATATGCCCGATGAACTTAAGAAAATGCCTGCAAAGATTTATTCTACTTATTATACAACAAGAAAAGATAATGCATGGGCAAATGCTAATCCAGATGAAGTTCAGCAAGTCTATTTAATGACTGAATTTTATACTGCGATGTCACAGGGAGAACTTCGTATTCCTCTGATGAAGCATTTATATAAAGATCAATTAAAGCCTAACACAATTCATGATATTAAGCGCTGGTGGGAAGTGGTAGACCGTACGACAGGAGAACCATTAGTTCTTGATGCTTGGGAATATGATGAGAATAATCAGGAAGTTATTATTTTAAATCCAGACCATTTTCATGATTATACGGTAAGTTTCCTTGCGTTTATTATTTGGGATCCAGTCCATATGTACAATTTTATTACAAATGACTGGCAGGATGTAGAACATCAGATAACGTATGATGTACGTCAGCCTAAGACTCAGAAATATGTAATTGAAAAGTTAAAACGTTGGATGAAAGAAAATCCAGACAGTGATGTAGTTCGTTTTACAACGTTTTTCCATCAGTTTACCTTAGTATTTAATGAATTTGCCAAGGAGAAGTTCGTAGACTGGTTTGGTTATAGTGCCAGTGTCAGTCCATATATTTTAGAGCAATTTGAAAAAGAGGTTGGTTATAAATTCCGTCCAGAATATATCATTGATCAGGGTTACCATAACAATACGAATCGTGTACCATCAAAGGAATTTAGAGATTTTCAAGAGTTCCAGCAAAGAGAAGTTGCTAAGTTAATGAAAGTTCTTGTGGACATCTGCCACGATAACGATAAGGAAGCTATGATGTTCTTAGGAGATCACTGGATTGGAACGGAACCATTCGGCGAGTATTTTAAACATGTAGGACTTGACGCTGTAGTAGGAAGTGTAGGAAATGGAACAACACTCCGCTTGATTTCTGATATTCCAGGGGTAAAATATACAGAGGGACGTTTTCTTCCTTACTTCTTCCCAGATGTATTCCATGAAGGCGGCGATCCTATTAAAGAGGCAAAAGTAAACTGGGTAACTGCAAGACGTGCTATTTTAAGAAAGCCAGTTGATCGAATCGGTTATGGCGGTTATTTAAAGCTTGCACTCGATTTCCCTGAGTTTATACAATATATTGAAGAAGTATGTGACGAGTTCCGTCTTCTTTATGATAATATGGGAGGCCAAAGCCCATACAGCCATTTCAAAGTAGGAGTTTTAAATTCCTGGGGTAAGATACGTTCTTGGGGAACTCATATGGTGGCTCACGCGATTGATTATAAGCAGACTTACTCCTATGCCGGAGTACTTGAAGCATTAAGCGGTATGCCTTTTGATGTGGAATTTATAAGCTTTGAAGATGTGATTAAGAATCCAGTTATCTTAAATGAATGTGGGGTAGTAATTAACGTAGGTGATGCTTATACTGGACCAAGCGGCGGTGCTTATTGGACGAATGAAAAGGTTAGTAGTGCCGTGAAGGCTTTCGTTGCTCAGGGTGGCGGATTTATTGGAGTTGGCGAACCATCTGCATGTGAACATCAGGGTAGATATTTTACCTTGGCAAATGTACTAGGTGTAAATAAAGAAATTGGATTCTCCATGTCAACGGATAAATACAACTGGGATGAGCACAGCCACTTTATTACGGAAGATTCCAATGAAAGTATTAATTTTGGAGAAGGCATGAAGAATATCTATGCTCTTGATGGAGCACAAATCCTACGTAAAGATGGACAAGATGTTCAAATGGCTGTCAACCAATTTGGTGATGGAAGAAGTGTTTATATTAGTGGAATTCCTTATTCCTTTGAAAACTCTAGAATGCTTTACCGTGCTATATTCTGGGCCGCAGGTATGGAGCAGGAGATGAAGAAATGGTATAGCAGCAACTATAATGTAGAAGTAAATTACTATCCTGCAACAAAGAAATATTGTATTGTAAATAATACTTACGAACCTCAGGAAACTATGATTTATGATGGACTAGGTAGAGAATACAGTATGAAATTAAAGGCAAATGATATTTTGTGGTTTACATTTTTAGAGGATTAG
- a CDS encoding ABC transporter substrate-binding protein has product MRLKSALKRGFAFSLATVMVLSTAGCGKSDNTKDNSNGNTPTGTEGTESSQKPNSDKPYDGVTVKWALTDNAATGSETKEMVDLIKEKTGINVEFYITPTSKAGEMDKVLVSLMAGEAIDIIGRTPLQLEEFYKAAVLEPIDDLAKADNYDMSAIYGDKIVKFEDKSFAMPAEKDIWLTYYNKKIFDDANIPYPTAEGWTWEKYVETAQKLNNPEKNIWGSFMSDDVACNYMLATQKGVSAYKADGTANFDDPAFADAAKWFFSLGNDLKIQPGCIDLASGTYPYNSFMVNGNIGMYVYGGWVASALSDKTKYPRDWELGILPMPYPEGEDPSSLTITSCYAIPKTSKNKEAAFEAIKTICENKYTLGYGRVPAKILTEDEAKTYIESSLLPKFKDDNLTVDDFMKGWFDNSRLYLSEKIMGTADTTIGQIYTEEGQLYGQGQKSLEDTMKSIQDRANEAIKEANEQ; this is encoded by the coding sequence ATGAGATTAAAAAGCGCATTAAAACGTGGCTTTGCTTTCAGTTTAGCTACAGTAATGGTTTTAAGTACAGCTGGATGTGGAAAATCCGATAATACTAAGGACAACTCGAACGGTAATACACCAACAGGTACTGAAGGTACCGAATCTTCTCAAAAGCCAAACAGTGATAAGCCATATGATGGTGTTACTGTTAAATGGGCGTTAACAGATAACGCTGCAACCGGTTCTGAAACAAAAGAGATGGTTGACTTAATCAAAGAAAAAACAGGTATTAACGTAGAGTTTTATATCACTCCTACATCAAAAGCAGGAGAAATGGACAAGGTACTTGTAAGCTTAATGGCAGGAGAAGCAATCGACATCATCGGTAGAACTCCACTTCAGTTAGAAGAATTCTACAAAGCTGCTGTATTAGAGCCAATTGATGACCTTGCAAAAGCAGATAACTACGATATGTCAGCTATTTACGGTGACAAAATTGTAAAATTTGAAGATAAATCTTTCGCAATGCCTGCAGAAAAGGACATTTGGTTAACTTATTATAATAAGAAAATCTTTGATGACGCTAATATTCCATATCCAACAGCAGAAGGCTGGACATGGGAAAAATATGTTGAGACAGCTCAGAAACTTAACAATCCAGAGAAAAATATCTGGGGTTCCTTTATGAGTGATGACGTTGCTTGTAACTATATGTTAGCTACACAAAAGGGTGTTTCTGCCTATAAAGCAGACGGAACAGCAAACTTTGATGATCCTGCATTCGCTGATGCTGCAAAATGGTTCTTTAGTTTAGGAAATGATCTTAAGATTCAACCAGGTTGCATCGATTTAGCTTCCGGAACATATCCATATAACTCTTTCATGGTAAATGGAAATATCGGTATGTATGTATATGGTGGATGGGTAGCAAGTGCATTATCTGATAAGACAAAATATCCAAGAGATTGGGAATTAGGAATCCTTCCTATGCCATATCCAGAAGGTGAAGATCCATCTTCTTTAACAATTACAAGTTGCTATGCTATTCCAAAGACATCTAAGAATAAAGAAGCAGCATTTGAAGCAATTAAAACAATTTGTGAAAATAAATATACTTTAGGTTATGGACGTGTTCCAGCAAAGATTCTTACAGAAGATGAGGCAAAAACATATATTGAGTCCAGCTTACTTCCAAAATTTAAAGATGACAACTTAACAGTAGATGATTTCATGAAAGGTTGGTTTGATAACAGCAGATTATACTTAAGTGAAAAGATTATGGGTACTGCTGATACAACAATCGGTCAGATTTACACTGAGGAAGGCCAGCTATACGGACAGGGACAAAAGTCACTGGAAGATACCATGAAATCTATTCAGGACAGAGCAAATGAAGCGATTAAAGAGGCTAATGAGCAATAA
- a CDS encoding carbohydrate ABC transporter permease → MKMEKTSAPKGRTNGSKEQKKENRYGWLFISPYLIFFTIFTGIPFLIAIVMSFLNVKYITRLDNLKFVGFQNFIKIFKNKEIIASLLRTFQYSLVYVPLIMVVGFALAFILNKGVFLKNTTRSLVFMPYVSNMVAVAVIFKVLLGNNSPIIVALRNMGFNPPLLLQDLKLALPTVAIISVWKGVGLNMVVYLGALQEVPSELIEAAQIDGATKWQRIRKVIIPMISPTTFFLTISSIIGSFQNFTCIQALTEGGPGQATTVMSVNIVRTAFTKFDTSLASAMALIMFVIVMIVTLIQWRGQKKWVNY, encoded by the coding sequence ATGAAAATGGAAAAAACATCAGCACCAAAAGGAAGGACAAACGGTTCGAAAGAACAAAAGAAAGAAAATAGGTATGGATGGCTATTTATATCACCATATTTAATATTTTTCACTATTTTTACAGGTATTCCTTTCTTAATTGCAATTGTGATGTCGTTTTTAAACGTGAAATATATTACAAGACTAGACAACCTGAAATTTGTAGGGTTCCAGAATTTCATCAAAATATTTAAGAATAAAGAAATTATTGCGTCACTTCTTAGAACCTTTCAATACTCGCTGGTTTATGTACCGTTAATTATGGTAGTTGGATTTGCACTGGCATTTATTTTAAACAAAGGTGTATTTCTAAAAAACACAACCCGATCTTTGGTATTTATGCCTTATGTATCTAACATGGTAGCAGTGGCAGTCATTTTCAAGGTTTTACTGGGTAATAATAGTCCAATTATTGTAGCTTTAAGAAATATGGGATTTAATCCACCACTGCTTTTACAAGATTTAAAACTGGCTCTTCCTACCGTAGCGATAATTTCCGTATGGAAGGGTGTGGGACTAAACATGGTTGTTTATCTTGGTGCATTGCAGGAAGTACCTTCTGAACTGATAGAAGCAGCACAGATTGACGGAGCAACAAAATGGCAGAGAATCCGTAAAGTAATCATACCAATGATTTCACCAACAACTTTCTTCTTGACAATTAGTTCAATTATTGGTTCTTTCCAAAACTTTACCTGTATACAGGCACTTACCGAAGGCGGTCCGGGACAGGCAACAACAGTTATGTCTGTAAATATTGTCCGTACTGCATTTACAAAATTTGATACCAGCTTGGCAAGTGCAATGGCTCTAATTATGTTTGTGATCGTTATGATTGTAACTCTTATTCAATGGCGCGGACAGAAAAAATGGGTGAATTATTAA
- a CDS encoding MFS transporter, translating to MNNIIQKKKLQSEKMQSMLFWLCWIVYFSTYLGRLNYSASLTEIIRAEGFDKGAAGLIGTAFFFSYGFGQLISGILGDKLKPHKMILVGVLGSGICNVAMGLSTSIWQMVAAWCINGLLQSLIWSPIIKIFSDWIPKNRQKSFCININSSVPIGTFAAYGITAFVVWKFQWRTMFFFSSFCLAVIGVIWFIGSRKIEKEVEKNGVLEDITSVSNNIKQQSSSMGKLILASGMIFLCFGLMFQGILKDGVTTWIPTYIREEFNMESVVSIISTTIIPIFNLSGVYLASIVNKKIFRNEITTSASFFAICAVMLLILRLYSGGSVVVVLILFGVATTAMMAVNTMLVSMVPIYFAPYGKSSTASGILNSSAYIGGAVSTYGIGVLSEIVGWDTTIFIWAIIAVAGMLVCMAGKTYWRKFAQTSN from the coding sequence TTGAATAATATTATACAGAAAAAAAAGCTTCAATCAGAAAAAATGCAATCAATGTTATTCTGGTTATGCTGGATTGTTTATTTTTCCACTTATCTAGGGAGACTGAATTATTCGGCTAGTTTAACCGAAATCATAAGGGCAGAAGGATTTGATAAAGGGGCAGCAGGATTAATTGGAACAGCATTCTTTTTTTCCTATGGTTTCGGACAGCTTATCAGTGGAATTCTGGGAGATAAGCTAAAACCTCATAAGATGATTTTAGTAGGGGTTTTAGGATCGGGAATCTGTAACGTGGCAATGGGTCTATCCACTAGCATCTGGCAGATGGTAGCAGCATGGTGTATTAATGGTTTGCTCCAGTCTTTGATTTGGTCTCCGATTATAAAAATATTTTCTGATTGGATTCCAAAAAACCGTCAAAAATCATTCTGTATTAACATCAACAGTAGTGTGCCCATAGGTACGTTTGCAGCATATGGTATTACTGCATTCGTAGTGTGGAAATTCCAATGGAGAACGATGTTTTTTTTCTCTTCCTTTTGTTTGGCTGTCATTGGGGTAATTTGGTTTATTGGAAGCCGTAAGATAGAAAAAGAGGTAGAAAAGAATGGCGTGTTAGAGGATATCACATCTGTTTCAAATAATATAAAACAACAAAGTTCCTCTATGGGAAAATTGATTTTAGCTTCCGGTATGATCTTCCTATGCTTTGGACTGATGTTTCAAGGAATCTTAAAGGACGGAGTAACCACCTGGATTCCTACTTATATCCGCGAAGAATTCAATATGGAATCCGTAGTTTCCATTATCAGTACAACAATTATACCAATTTTTAATTTAAGCGGTGTGTATCTGGCATCCATAGTAAATAAGAAAATTTTTAGAAATGAAATTACTACTTCAGCTTCCTTTTTTGCAATCTGTGCAGTAATGCTTCTAATACTTAGACTTTATTCCGGCGGATCGGTTGTCGTTGTATTGATTTTATTTGGTGTTGCAACAACTGCAATGATGGCAGTAAATACGATGCTAGTCAGTATGGTACCTATCTATTTTGCACCCTATGGAAAATCGTCTACTGCTTCCGGAATTCTAAACTCCTCAGCTTACATAGGGGGAGCGGTATCCACATATGGAATCGGAGTACTGTCTGAAATAGTTGGATGGGATACCACGATTTTTATTTGGGCCATCATTGCCGTTGCAGGAATGTTGGTATGCATGGCTGGAAAAACATACTGGAGAAAATTCGCACAAACTAGCAATTAA